One Leptospira wolbachii serovar Codice str. CDC genomic region harbors:
- a CDS encoding ATP-binding protein: MLDKNLKRIQFQESESAWIRSFNVESIKCLIVCRGPVRKETMDVFDAIGVREYGILLSEKDSIVYPKALAPELRNFRFAENIHRVPDYMGAGKEEKEQRIRQIIGIAKDNGYTHIFAGYGFMAEDAEFIEAIEKAGITFMGPSSHVAKGAGAKDEAKKLARSLNVSVTPGVDNITALALLRKTGNSKDGLLKVAKENNLSFSFNDSRSLEDNAEDLLQLSYEKTIDITSIPDLQKESAILCEEIWKKYPGKRIRFKYIGGGGGKGQRVIGEKSEIDAAVMEILAESKVTAVGSNRNFLIELNIENTRHNEIQLIGNGEWSLSLGGRDCSLQMHEQKLLEISQTVELLQKEADLVRSANSKKAAILDKDVQTLKDMEHQAEVFGKAIRLNSVSTFECIVEGNSFFFMEVNTRIQVEHRVTEMVYKMKFTNPNDPNDFFYIDSLVEAMAVLSIHGLRVPKPERIVRNVSGAEVRINATNRALQPHAGGIIQNWSNSLPEEIRDDQGICTRNPDTGAFVHYNLAGAYDSNVALIVSYGNSRTENLEILGNILRKTELRGLNLETNLLVHYGLIQWILGKDAMFKPSTAFMISYLAGIGALQSIINDLDLEYLWSEKIKASDPELKKILNKKMTLVIRPMERLLANPHLLGGFLGYFDGKLWTRTGNNLSFSDNPIQFLDSLYYYLNLDTTEQKASSEKIWDHDANLLTEAKAFYSELATRTGLNSWKELSEALAKGKNPSKTLSEELWTASVASHNGFQAGLETLLLLPKIGIKSNFFGLDVNADLDGVVPEEFKNKDTRDALIKTLNPPPKMSGDEIVAPMGGMFYSKEAPNLPQLINEGDHFQAGQPLFIIEVMKMFNKILAPVSGTIVKNLMVDSDGKIVTKAQPIFKIKPDEILKEESPEDIRTRKVKVTKELGLG, from the coding sequence ATGTTAGATAAGAATTTAAAACGCATTCAGTTCCAAGAGTCCGAGTCCGCATGGATCCGGTCATTCAATGTGGAATCGATCAAATGTCTCATCGTTTGCCGTGGTCCTGTTCGTAAGGAAACAATGGATGTTTTTGATGCCATTGGTGTGAGGGAATACGGAATTTTACTTTCCGAAAAAGATTCCATCGTTTATCCCAAGGCTCTTGCACCCGAGCTTCGTAACTTTCGTTTTGCGGAAAATATTCACCGGGTTCCCGATTATATGGGAGCAGGGAAAGAAGAGAAAGAACAACGCATTCGCCAAATCATAGGGATTGCCAAAGACAATGGATACACTCATATCTTTGCCGGTTACGGATTTATGGCAGAGGATGCGGAATTTATCGAAGCCATTGAAAAAGCAGGAATCACTTTTATGGGACCAAGTTCCCATGTAGCCAAAGGTGCTGGTGCCAAAGACGAAGCAAAAAAATTGGCAAGAAGCCTGAATGTATCAGTAACCCCAGGTGTGGATAATATCACAGCTCTTGCTTTACTTCGTAAAACAGGAAATTCCAAAGACGGCCTCCTTAAAGTTGCCAAAGAAAATAATTTATCTTTTTCTTTCAATGATTCCAGATCACTCGAAGACAATGCAGAAGACTTACTCCAACTTTCATACGAAAAAACTATAGACATCACTTCTATCCCTGACTTACAAAAAGAGTCAGCGATCCTTTGTGAAGAGATATGGAAAAAGTATCCTGGAAAACGAATCCGGTTCAAATACATTGGTGGTGGTGGTGGAAAGGGACAACGTGTCATCGGTGAAAAATCTGAAATTGATGCGGCGGTCATGGAGATTCTTGCGGAATCTAAAGTCACTGCTGTTGGTTCCAACAGAAACTTTCTCATCGAACTAAATATTGAAAACACTCGGCACAACGAGATCCAACTCATCGGTAACGGCGAGTGGTCCTTGTCTCTGGGGGGTCGTGATTGTTCTTTGCAGATGCATGAACAAAAACTTTTAGAGATTTCTCAAACTGTAGAGTTACTCCAAAAAGAAGCAGATCTCGTTCGTTCCGCAAATTCCAAAAAAGCTGCCATCTTAGATAAAGATGTTCAAACTTTGAAGGATATGGAACACCAAGCAGAAGTTTTTGGAAAAGCCATTCGTTTGAATTCTGTTTCCACTTTTGAATGTATTGTAGAAGGAAATAGTTTCTTCTTTATGGAAGTAAACACAAGGATCCAGGTGGAACACCGGGTTACAGAGATGGTGTACAAAATGAAGTTCACCAATCCCAATGATCCGAATGATTTCTTTTACATTGATTCCCTTGTGGAAGCGATGGCTGTTCTTTCCATTCATGGCTTACGTGTTCCCAAACCAGAACGAATTGTACGTAATGTATCTGGTGCGGAAGTTCGAATCAATGCAACAAACCGAGCACTTCAACCACATGCAGGTGGTATCATTCAAAACTGGTCGAATTCATTACCGGAAGAGATTCGAGATGACCAAGGAATTTGTACACGTAACCCCGATACAGGTGCCTTTGTTCATTACAATCTTGCAGGTGCTTATGACTCTAACGTGGCTCTTATAGTTTCCTATGGAAATTCGAGAACAGAAAACTTAGAAATCTTAGGAAACATCCTTCGTAAAACAGAGCTTAGGGGTCTGAACCTCGAAACCAACTTACTTGTTCACTACGGACTTATCCAGTGGATTTTGGGTAAGGATGCTATGTTCAAACCATCCACTGCTTTTATGATTTCGTATTTAGCAGGGATTGGTGCTTTACAATCCATCATCAATGATTTGGATTTAGAGTATCTTTGGTCTGAAAAAATAAAGGCTTCTGATCCTGAACTTAAAAAAATCCTAAACAAAAAGATGACTCTTGTCATTCGCCCTATGGAACGCCTTCTAGCTAACCCACACCTTCTTGGTGGATTTCTTGGTTATTTTGATGGGAAACTTTGGACGCGGACTGGTAACAATCTTTCCTTCTCTGACAACCCAATCCAATTTTTGGATTCCTTGTATTACTATTTAAACTTAGATACAACGGAACAAAAAGCAAGTTCAGAAAAGATTTGGGATCATGATGCTAACTTACTAACGGAAGCCAAAGCGTTTTATTCTGAGTTGGCTACTCGAACTGGTCTGAATTCTTGGAAAGAATTGTCGGAAGCTTTAGCTAAAGGGAAAAACCCGTCGAAAACTCTTTCAGAGGAATTGTGGACTGCTTCTGTCGCAAGCCATAATGGATTCCAAGCAGGTCTTGAGACGTTATTGTTACTTCCCAAAATCGGTATCAAATCCAACTTCTTTGGTTTGGATGTGAATGCAGATTTGGACGGAGTGGTTCCAGAAGAATTCAAAAACAAAGACACAAGAGATGCTTTGATCAAAACTCTCAACCCACCACCAAAAATGTCTGGGGATGAAATTGTGGCTCCAATGGGTGGAATGTTTTATTCTAAGGAAGCTCCGAACTTACCACAGTTAATCAATGAAGGGGATCATTTCCAAGCGGGACAACCTCTCTTTATCATTGAGGTAATGAAGATGTTTAACAAAATTCTAGCTCCAGTGAGTGGAACCATTGTTAAAAATCTCATGGTAGACTCGGATGGAAAGATTGTGACTAAGGCACAGCCTATCTTCAAAATCAAACCAGATGAAATTCTAAAGGAAGAGTCACCGGAAGACATTCGAACTAGAAAAGTTAAGGTAACGAAAGAGTTGGGTCTCGGTTAA
- a CDS encoding acyl-CoA carboxylase subunit beta, protein METKQYSLNNPFKETKAPETQTGIYDDALKLGKELIEKPILGGGEDRIRVQHSKNRMTVWERIKVLTDEEPNITYQNWGPNLDGASIVTGILNIKGRDVAVYGHDFTLRAGSMDATNGSKLARLIQMAGTHGIPLIGMNDSAGAYVPAGVGGLDGYSEAFTALRKISGVVPSVMLMFGFNAGGGAYLPRQGSFMIQSDGTFFGLTGPGVVKSVLGEDISAEDLGGPKVHGQSGVVDLVTNDELGSLRTAIRLLSYLPDNNHSFAPFYPTSDPVDRFIYEEDILFRKTFNSPTGMNTPFDITLYLQQICDHGEFFELQPQRARNIVTAFGRIGGHVVGFLANNSAVSSGQIDIGASRKGTRFVRFCNLYNIPMVFIEDTTGFLPGRDQEHNGIVLEGRKLLDSIIDLRTPRLTLIIRNAFGGAYATFNSYFTGASMVFALPTARIAVMGPAGKEYVYKDEITGVQKEFLANVKKGMSEKEATSVRDAKLFEIGQKYEKELMNPKEALSLGSVSSIILPGYTRNVLSKNLSFLMSKYKPAEMSGPQREFE, encoded by the coding sequence ATGGAAACCAAGCAGTATTCCCTAAACAACCCGTTCAAAGAAACCAAGGCTCCGGAAACTCAAACCGGAATTTATGATGATGCTCTCAAATTAGGAAAGGAACTCATTGAGAAACCAATCCTAGGAGGCGGAGAAGATAGAATCCGTGTCCAACACTCCAAAAACCGTATGACGGTTTGGGAGAGAATCAAAGTCCTTACTGATGAAGAACCTAATATTACCTACCAAAACTGGGGACCCAATTTAGATGGGGCTTCCATTGTTACTGGAATTTTAAATATCAAAGGACGAGATGTTGCCGTTTACGGACATGACTTCACACTGCGTGCAGGTTCCATGGATGCAACGAATGGAAGTAAACTCGCTCGTCTCATCCAGATGGCGGGAACTCACGGAATCCCACTCATTGGGATGAACGATTCTGCAGGTGCTTATGTTCCTGCGGGAGTGGGTGGACTCGACGGATATTCGGAAGCTTTTACAGCCCTTCGAAAGATCAGCGGTGTGGTTCCTTCCGTCATGTTAATGTTTGGTTTTAATGCAGGGGGAGGAGCTTACCTTCCACGCCAAGGATCTTTTATGATCCAGAGTGATGGAACCTTCTTTGGTCTGACAGGCCCAGGTGTTGTAAAGTCAGTTCTTGGTGAGGACATCTCTGCCGAGGATTTAGGTGGACCAAAAGTTCACGGACAATCCGGTGTGGTTGACCTTGTCACGAATGATGAACTCGGGTCACTAAGAACTGCCATCCGTCTTCTTTCTTATTTACCAGACAATAACCATAGTTTTGCGCCGTTTTATCCTACATCGGATCCTGTAGACAGATTCATCTACGAAGAAGATATTCTTTTCAGAAAAACTTTCAATTCCCCCACAGGTATGAACACTCCGTTTGATATCACTTTGTATTTACAACAAATCTGTGACCATGGTGAGTTCTTTGAATTACAACCTCAAAGAGCAAGAAACATTGTCACTGCCTTTGGTCGAATTGGTGGTCATGTAGTTGGTTTTCTTGCCAATAACTCTGCTGTGTCTTCTGGCCAGATTGATATTGGAGCTTCTCGCAAAGGAACTCGTTTTGTAAGATTCTGTAACTTATACAATATCCCTATGGTTTTCATTGAAGATACAACGGGATTTTTACCAGGACGTGACCAAGAACACAACGGGATTGTTCTCGAAGGTAGAAAACTTCTCGATTCCATCATTGACTTGAGAACTCCAAGACTTACCCTCATCATTCGTAACGCCTTTGGCGGAGCTTACGCAACGTTTAACTCGTATTTCACGGGAGCTTCTATGGTATTTGCTCTCCCTACAGCGAGGATTGCGGTAATGGGCCCTGCCGGAAAAGAATATGTTTACAAAGACGAAATCACGGGAGTCCAAAAAGAATTTTTGGCCAACGTAAAAAAAGGTATGAGTGAAAAGGAAGCTACTTCCGTTCGCGATGCCAAACTTTTCGAAATCGGCCAAAAATACGAAAAAGAACTGATGAATCCAAAAGAAGCACTTTCTCTTGGTTCTGTTTCTTCCATCATTTTGCCAGGATACACAAGAAATGTGTTATCTAAAAACTTGAGTTTCCTGATGTCCAAATACAAACCGGCGGAAATGTCCGGTCCTCAAAGGGAGTTTGAGTAA
- a CDS encoding STAS domain-containing protein — protein sequence MNEDKIGIHSEAVGDKMVVHVQGNLDVHNTHKIEKDLMALVSAAGKPVIFNLSDVPFISSAGLRLLVTTLRLCQEQKISISICGLQPAVEKVFDIIGMQQLFTIYPDLSSALK from the coding sequence ATGAATGAAGACAAAATTGGAATCCATTCGGAAGCCGTTGGTGACAAGATGGTTGTACATGTCCAAGGCAATTTGGATGTTCACAATACACATAAAATAGAAAAGGATTTGATGGCTCTAGTTAGCGCTGCAGGTAAACCGGTCATTTTCAATTTGAGTGATGTTCCTTTTATCTCTTCTGCAGGCCTTCGATTGCTCGTCACGACGCTCCGTCTTTGCCAAGAACAAAAAATAAGCATTTCGATTTGTGGTCTGCAACCCGCTGTAGAGAAAGTATTCGATATCATTGGAATGCAGCAGCTATTTACAATTTATCCTGATTTGAGCTCTGCTCTGAAGTAA
- a CDS encoding SpoIIE family protein phosphatase, producing the protein MKPSSLPPIIRKNDEGGFYLSSSSELDDLYHFILGQAKRLVSAKSAAFYFRNERGNLSPFGLVGDRSSAGLVAKRVFKTRKSILIKKGSHLKDSDGPVAESYIACYVGDEMGDLALGVLVLEGIKHFQNFSEQDLDLINYFSANLNALFKDTVLSEAEPQFFNSLTTSILLLIDNANIHNNNNRLQYFLEEIIRVAVLINTSVDLERVLVMVMESAKSVFRTEASSLLLLDDKKEYLIFHTVTGEKREEVAKIKVPVGQGIAGTVAVTKQPMIINDAQNDNRVFRDVDKASNFITRNILASPLIVGDEVIGVIEAINTIDRNNFSQDDIDTFLSFSSACAVAIQKTRLLDNLNETNLELKQKLSTLESIFDLGQAVLESHDELGLMSKTLSILTKELSCEDAGMVIIEEKNKNRIQVYARQLGIVRESFFPMPESRLFLSLMESGNPRMAVVSPQLEESFLELEAYTLKKNFLILPIAPRGGNLRAALYVSGKQSAHSFNETDLRMLKTLSSPLAKAYENLRLNQEIITKKSIEKEIEITRKIQNNILPNSLIQSPLFDLGVMSVAAKEVSGDFYDFHSFGEDQFSFLVADVSGKSLPAAIFMAMSSSIIRTLSRTTDLSPSELLFRANQLIYEDSQSGMFVTLFLVNYQRRTRTLKFASAGHNDQIWIRKDGSFELLKGKGAPLGVVPQTNYQGGEIQIEPGDILVFYTDGAIEEKNPDEEEYGLDRFIDFIIERRYESSQKIVEDVYDDIRKFSHSEEQYDDFTVMILKFAEVTSFEISRIFLAHPDEIPKLRDFISEHLEGKITKPFAFDDVLISLDEAATNIVMHSYKDTELKNPSFECRLELIGDNLKIVLIDEGKPFDRKKVPKPSVEANVKGERKGGFGVYLMETLMDKVSYDFNGKQNITYLEKSIV; encoded by the coding sequence TTGAAACCCAGCTCTCTTCCGCCGATCATTCGAAAAAACGACGAAGGCGGATTCTACCTTTCATCTTCTTCTGAATTGGATGACTTGTACCATTTTATTCTTGGTCAAGCAAAACGACTCGTTTCGGCAAAATCAGCAGCTTTTTATTTTCGAAATGAACGAGGGAACTTAAGCCCTTTCGGTTTAGTCGGTGACAGATCAAGTGCCGGTTTGGTTGCCAAACGTGTTTTCAAAACGCGCAAAAGTATACTCATCAAAAAAGGCTCTCATTTAAAGGATTCTGATGGTCCAGTAGCAGAGTCTTATATCGCCTGTTATGTGGGTGATGAAATGGGAGATTTAGCTCTCGGGGTTCTAGTTCTTGAGGGGATTAAACACTTTCAAAACTTTTCCGAACAAGATTTAGACTTAATTAACTATTTTAGTGCTAACTTAAACGCATTATTTAAAGACACAGTTCTCTCTGAAGCAGAGCCACAATTTTTTAATTCCCTTACCACTTCCATTTTGCTACTCATCGACAATGCCAATATCCATAACAATAATAACAGACTTCAGTATTTTTTAGAGGAAATCATTCGGGTGGCAGTCCTTATCAATACTAGTGTTGATTTGGAACGTGTTCTAGTGATGGTGATGGAATCGGCAAAATCCGTTTTTCGCACAGAGGCAAGCTCCTTGCTCTTGTTAGATGATAAAAAAGAGTATTTGATTTTTCATACTGTGACTGGCGAAAAACGCGAAGAAGTGGCCAAAATTAAGGTTCCGGTGGGCCAAGGGATTGCAGGAACGGTTGCTGTCACCAAACAACCGATGATCATTAACGATGCCCAAAATGACAATCGTGTCTTTCGGGATGTGGACAAAGCTTCCAATTTCATTACAAGAAATATCCTCGCAAGTCCCCTCATTGTTGGGGACGAGGTAATTGGTGTGATAGAAGCCATCAACACCATTGACAGAAATAATTTTAGCCAAGATGATATTGATACCTTTTTGTCCTTTTCTAGTGCTTGTGCGGTAGCCATTCAAAAAACTCGATTACTCGATAATCTCAATGAAACCAACTTAGAACTCAAACAAAAACTAAGTACCCTGGAATCTATTTTTGATTTGGGCCAAGCAGTCCTCGAATCTCATGATGAACTGGGCCTTATGTCTAAAACTTTAAGCATCCTCACCAAAGAATTGTCATGCGAAGATGCTGGTATGGTCATCATTGAAGAAAAAAACAAAAACCGAATTCAGGTTTATGCAAGACAATTGGGGATTGTGAGGGAGTCATTTTTCCCCATGCCAGAAAGTCGGCTCTTCTTAAGTCTAATGGAGTCGGGAAATCCCAGAATGGCAGTAGTTTCTCCGCAATTAGAAGAATCCTTTTTAGAATTAGAAGCTTATACCTTAAAGAAAAATTTTCTTATTTTACCCATCGCTCCTCGGGGTGGAAACTTAAGGGCTGCCCTTTATGTCAGTGGAAAACAATCAGCACATTCCTTCAATGAAACAGACCTTCGGATGTTAAAAACTTTGTCTTCACCACTGGCAAAAGCCTATGAGAACTTAAGGCTCAACCAAGAAATCATTACGAAGAAGTCGATTGAAAAAGAAATCGAGATTACAAGAAAAATTCAAAACAATATTCTTCCTAACTCACTCATCCAATCACCTCTATTTGATTTGGGAGTAATGTCTGTTGCCGCCAAAGAAGTGTCAGGTGATTTTTATGATTTCCATTCCTTTGGAGAGGACCAGTTTTCCTTTTTAGTGGCTGATGTTTCTGGAAAAAGTTTACCTGCGGCAATTTTTATGGCGATGTCTAGTTCTATCATTCGTACTCTCTCTCGAACGACAGACCTTTCCCCATCGGAACTTCTTTTCCGCGCCAACCAACTCATTTATGAAGATTCCCAATCGGGAATGTTTGTGACTCTTTTCCTTGTGAACTACCAAAGACGAACTAGGACTTTGAAATTTGCGTCAGCAGGGCATAACGACCAGATTTGGATTCGTAAAGATGGAAGTTTTGAACTTCTGAAAGGGAAGGGTGCCCCACTCGGTGTGGTTCCGCAAACCAACTACCAAGGGGGAGAGATCCAGATTGAACCGGGAGACATTTTGGTCTTTTATACAGACGGGGCCATCGAAGAAAAAAATCCTGACGAAGAAGAGTATGGCCTCGATAGGTTTATTGATTTTATCATCGAAAGAAGGTATGAATCTTCCCAGAAAATCGTAGAAGATGTGTATGACGATATCCGTAAGTTTTCTCATTCTGAGGAACAATACGATGACTTTACGGTAATGATCCTAAAATTCGCAGAAGTGACGAGTTTCGAAATCTCTAGAATATTCCTGGCCCATCCTGATGAAATTCCCAAACTTCGAGATTTTATTTCTGAACATTTAGAAGGCAAAATCACAAAACCCTTTGCCTTTGATGATGTTCTTATATCTTTGGATGAAGCAGCGACCAATATTGTGATGCACAGTTACAAGGACACCGAACTGAAAAACCCTAGTTTCGAATGTCGGTTGGAATTGATTGGAGACAATCTTAAGATTGTACTCATTGACGAGGGGAAACCCTTTGACAGAAAAAAAGTTCCTAAACCTTCTGTAGAAGCCAATGTAAAAGGGGAACGGAAGGGAGGATTTGGCGTTTATCTTATGGAGACTCTGATGGACAAAGTGTCCTATGACTTCAACGGGAAACAAAACATAACCTATTTGGAGAAATCGATCGTATGA
- the def gene encoding peptide deformylase, with amino-acid sequence MAVRKILKIGNPLLRQTSEDVTESEIQTKDFKKLIRDMFETMRHAEGVGLAAPQIGVLKKLVVVGQDDDNERYPGTPEVPNQIILNPEITPLSAAGEGFWEGCLSVPGMRGYVERPDKIRMKWRDENFQEHEEVISGYRAIVLQHECDHLFGILYVDRLKSTKLFGYNEDIDTAGKLLD; translated from the coding sequence ATGGCTGTTAGAAAAATCCTCAAGATTGGCAATCCCTTACTCCGTCAAACGAGCGAAGACGTAACTGAATCCGAAATCCAAACCAAGGATTTCAAAAAATTGATTCGAGATATGTTTGAAACCATGCGTCACGCCGAAGGTGTAGGACTTGCTGCCCCCCAAATTGGTGTTCTTAAAAAACTTGTTGTTGTTGGTCAAGACGATGACAACGAAAGATACCCAGGAACCCCAGAAGTTCCCAACCAAATCATCCTGAACCCAGAGATTACTCCTCTATCAGCGGCAGGTGAGGGATTCTGGGAAGGTTGTCTTTCCGTTCCTGGTATGCGTGGTTATGTGGAAAGACCCGATAAAATTCGAATGAAATGGCGGGATGAAAATTTTCAGGAACATGAGGAAGTGATTTCAGGATACCGGGCAATCGTATTACAACATGAGTGCGACCACCTCTTCGGTATACTCTATGTGGACAGACTCAAAAGTACAAAGTTATTCGGTTATAACGAAGACATTGATACCGCCGGTAAGTTGTTAGATTAA